TTGGCATAAACCCAAAACTCTTTATAAGTATGTTCCAACAAAtgataattaaatcaaattattttcgCGTTCATTGAAGTTTTATTACCCTTCGTATGGTTTAAACATGGCTAGTCGAAATCCAGCCATGCCAAGAGACTGCGCAGATTTCTCTCCAAACCTATAAGGAACCACATCATCGGCTGtgacacacaaaaaaaaattcagataaGATCAGCTTAGTGCAGTCATtactaaaggaaaaaaaaatagaaaatatattttacaaaatagcTTGTGTACACATACAAGTTCCATGTGTAAGTATAATTGGTAACGATGCAGCACGCCTTGCAGCCTCAAATGAACATTCTATTTTGCTCCTTAAGCTCCTACAAAGTTATATTAGCCTTCTAtcagttaaaataaaaaagaaagaaagaccAGGTAACAttaagtaaaagaaacaaagtttgtATAACAGGAGGTTTTGAAGAGTAATACTTCCAACCAGGAAGCCAGCCGCTGAGTCCTACAACAGCTTGTAGGTTTATAGGATACGCATGGCCAGTTCCATAACGTCCAAGAGCATAACAAGTCGCGGAGTAGAGAGATATTGCTGCTCCCATGCTAAAACCTCCTATGCCTACTTTAACtatcaaaatcagaagagCAAGTCAATGATTGAGCTAAAGATATGATGGATGTGATAATACATATTACATTTTCGAAAATTCAAGTTAAGATGATTTTGGCTTACCATCTGCTGGTTCAGAGGACAAAAGGTTAGCAATATGTGAAGCTGAGGCATCTAAACCTTCCAAATCATCATGACCATCTTCAGAAATTTCCCCAACGTCAAACCCTGATTACGTAACTACCGTTAATTCAGTTTCTAGTATTACTTTAGAGACAACAAAGAATGATTCTTGAAGTTTTCAAATGAGAGAACTGATCTTACAAGCAGTGCATGTAAATCCACCAAGACTTGTAACAGGACGCGAAGGAGCGGTTGGACAAATCCATTTTATCTGTGCATAGCatacatatgtttttattaaagACTTCAATAGAGATGCACTTTCATTTAATGGTGGACTTATAACAAAACATGTATGATAGATTCTTACATTTGGAAGATGCAAGCTGTCCATGAGCTGAGATGAACTGTggcaaaacagagacaaatgTGAGAAACGCATgtatgtttcaaatttttattttgattaatacacaaaacatggaatattcttttttatatgaCACGAGATAATTGTCTTGTTAATTGTCTACCAGCAACAGAACTAGTTAAGTGAGGCTAGTTTAGTGGTCCCTCAAAagtatatacaatttttttttttagttacaaactTTAATGAACTAAACTTAATATTCACATAAGAGAAGACATTTGACAGGAAAAGTTCAGTATGTTaatatcaattaattatttgcGGCGCTACAACATTTATCTACAAATGATGcttcaaaaatttcaatagagaaaaaagaagcaacacATACATTTTGTTCTCTAAAGTTGGTATTAGAGAACATGCCAAAATTCAACTTttgaaaactcttttttttcttccatataAACACACGCAAAAGTTGAAGTGTTTTTCTAGAACATATTTATACTTAAGACAAGGAAAGCAAGCACCACGGAGGAGTTTATGCTTCAAGATGTTAGTTTGATTCTTTtaagacacaaaaaaaaagcataatAATCGAAAGAGCCATGTGAAGAGTGTAACCTAGAGCCATTGTCACCAAGACCATGAAGCCAGACTAGAGTGGCTTGATGCTTTCCTTTAGGCCTCACAACATAAGTCCTTCCAAATTCATATCCCCTTGCATTTCTACTACCTTCAAAGATTTTACCAAATACAGTGTCATAAACAAGTTTCAAGCAAAAagaatttctttattttttcaaataacaaaagaaacttcAGGCCAAAACCCAAATTAATCCGTGGAAtctatctaaattatcatacggtaaaaaaatttgatcatAACAAGTACAAATAACATTAACATGAACAATCAAGAAggggaaaagaaacaaaccagaACCCATGCTTTGATGAGAGTAActcattttttgttgaaagTGTATTGAATCCTCTCAAGGTTTTGTAATTCGTCTTCTTAAGAGctttcaaagtttcaaaatacaaacaaGTGATGATCGTAAAAATATGAGAAGGCAATGTGTATTTATACACCAAAATTAAAGGGTTGATGTGAAAATGtggaataaaataaaagaagtgaaTCTGAATCATTCACTATAGGATGCTTCAATGTGTACAACAGCTAACCAAAACTACTAGAAAGGGAATGAAGGAGGAAACTATAGACGTAGCATCCATGGAAAAGGATTACTTAAATaagattaaagaaaagaaaattcagtatttttctttaaacaacaaaagaaagaaatcttttGGGAAACACAAGGAAtataggaaaaaataaaataaaaaaccacaGCAGAGAGCTAGCGgtaacaagaaacagagagagaatcaATGCCTTGTGGGCAGAGTGGTGGAggggaaaaataaagaaacaccAAATAACTTTTTCTCATACTATACATATTTTTACCTGAAACATTAAGGCATAATCCAAAATTGtaaaagaagacaaacttCATTATTCAAtcatagataaaataaaaaagattagatgATTGATTGATACCCATTGATCAGAAAGCTCCGAAATCTACTTTGTGAGAAAATCCTACAAAAACTAAGTATGGATTTGTAattaatggttttgttttatctaaGGGTACTTGGATATATAATAAAGATTTGGATCTACCGAAATGATGGCAAGTgtggaaaaaaacacaagagacCAACCTGGATTTTTCAGGTGGGGtgaagaagatattgaagaaaaagacacAAATCTTTTTCATCAATTTCAACGCTTTGTTCATTGCTGTGTTCTTTTTGCCATTGATAATGCTTATTGCTCAGTGCCCACCAATAGATTCAAATCTTTTGGGTTTTCCAGTACCGGTGAGTCAGGGACTGAGGAGCCCATTTCACCCAAcgttttgttaaaataataaatccaCAACTATAGTTTCTTTCATCTACAATATACAACCAAATTTTACCATTAAGCGGCCACATGCTAGATTAAAACTTTTGGAATATGTTCATCACGAGTTTATagtaatacaaaatataaatttattaaaactattaaaacGTTTTGACACTTAGaaagtttttaaagagttttttagAAGCTTTTATAAACTTTCATTAGTTTAAACTGTGGAAATTAAGTCAATGTtactaataatataaaataaattcttacaaatttgaaaattttctttagttttctgaATCTTtcacaagtttttttaattcataaatttttaacaatCAATGTGTGTACCTTAAAGAAACTTtattcatcttcctcatttgaagattcactttttttaatatctaaacTCTAGAATTGTGAACTATAAACTTTAACGTATCCTAGGCAAAAAATCTTTCTAAAAAAATGTATgcttctaaaattttaatacaaaaattaaacgCTAATGCTAAGATCTTATACTGTAACTGCAGTTTAAACCTTGTAAAAAGAATAgatgttaaaaagaaaattgaaaagaagtGCAAAAGTAAAAcgtaatataaaaattagctTTTTATAACTCAACGAAAACCTTTTAAACACATTAAAATACTAGTAAAATTTAGCTCTTAGATTTTTCTAAGAATTAATTTATCACAcatctaatttttctttcctcagaattgataaatcaaaaatataaaaggaGGTGACCTGATAAAGGAATAATGGGAAAGGTGAGTGGGTCTGAGCACATGCACCACAATGCATGTGTCACATATAGTATCCACTCTTCATGCCCCAATCACCCATCATTTccattttctctattttatagATTGATATAAACTTTGAAGTTGGTGGTTCAGTACcagaatttatttttatcaaaatcagaaatagTAATGAAAGTgattgtttactctactaaTGACTTTTTCTAAATAGCTATAAGAGagccaaaatatatatattaaggaaattttctaaaattgaaGGAgagccaaaataaaaaaagaaggtaaaaCCGTAAATGAATTgtgtgctttttttttatataattaaacaaacttGAAAGTAAATACCGTGACATTTTTACTGCAAATTACTCATATATGAAATTGTGTATAAAAATTATCGAAATATCAAACAGAAAGTTAGATAAATAAACGTAATGATTGCATATTTTAATCctcttttacatttatttttttgacgtATAAATGTCTGAAAATGATTACTCCAAAATGCTACTATCATATTTAGAATCATTGAATGATAGTAGCATTTTGGAGTAATTGTTACCTGAAAATAATTATGGAAATGGTTGACTTAATTTATAGGGAACAAAAACTAGTGGAAAATAACATTAACCTTTTGCTTAAACAATGGCGGTATCtgattaattagtttattttctaGCGAATGTCAAACAATTTGcaatttaattatatgtatacagtgaatatttttctttagtcAACTCTATACCCCCACCAttatcttaagaaaaaaatataacttaagTTGGAGTAAAGGATAAGCCGAGATAAGAAAAGTCCATGAGTTtaacttttataatattatattgtaacatgatttattatattttgttgaaattgcattgaagttgagaaaatagagaagagaTGCTTTCGGCACTACAATGCTAACTCGTTAATGGTATTTAAAGGTGTATAGTGTTTGCTTGTTCGTATGGTTAAAAGGCTAATTAAGGCCATTGTAAGTTTATGCGTTATTTAGCCTAAACTTTATgcttaaaaaaagtttatccattttatttaaaataatttgaaaatatatatatatatatatatatatatatatttatttatttatttttttcaaaacttagTGGATATAATAATGTATACGTGTGATGGATTGAGAAAAATTAATATCCATATGAGcaaatgaaaaatacaaaaaataatgaaaataccaagtaaaatttacaagaaaacCATCTTGCTTTGGTCAAGTGGTAAATGGAGCTAATTCCCATCACCTGGTTTGAGTAGTATTGCTTATCGGGGTTCGAGTAATTTAACATGGTTTCTCCGCGTCCCAAATTAGTCTTTCGGTTTAAGAAGCCTTTAGAATCATCTGAGTTatcgaaaaaataaattttacaagacATACTGATAAATTTTACAAACGTTGCTTgtgtataaaattttgaaatgtgtGTTGCGTGTCTAATTAAGACACATGATAGAttaattaagaattttaaGTGTGTGATTTACATTAATTAAGAGTATTAATGTGTTATGCGAAGTATATGTCTCATTGCTCAATTGTCTTTATTGAGTAGACGTTTGTGAACCAAAGTAAGGTAGCTAGCTAGAGTTCCTACCATAGTTAtgcttaattagtttttagaccaatttaaaaaaaaaactaatcttagctaaagaatattattatttaagcacgtacaaaaaaatcaatatataatctataagTTTTATATTAATCCTATATTAATCTAGAGTAGTCTAGTGATCTAACTCTTCTGTATCATCCCATTTCATTAGCTTAATTAGATTAAGATTTGAATTCTTCTAACATACTAAAGCACTCTTTAAGTAAAACAAACACAGTGCACTGTGCACAGAAACCAAATGTGTGTCTGTAGCAATGCTATTAGACCAATACATCTTACCGAGTTAAAgtaaaaactttcaaaagattcatatgaacaaaataaatgaaagtaTGTATGAAAAGGAGATTTAGTAATGAGAGCAAGCTGTGTGGATCTTTAAAAGAAGTATGGTGATTTGTCTAAAATAGAAAGGGAATAGAAACTCCAACAATCGTTTTCTTgagattgtttttgatattagACTTTTCGAATTTTTGGCAGAATTGATTCTTCAagcattttttatattttcttggttttgttttgggttcaTACGGTACGGTGTCATAAAACGATattgtaaatgaaaaaagaattaccaaatattttttcactttttagtatataattttatctcATAATATATCTAATATTTCTACATAATCAAATCAGATGAACGCTATCCatattacaaaaaatgttaGTGTATGGTGGCACTAGTATTCGGTCTAGGGCCAAAGACTTTACGATTATGAGTTTGATTGGGTCATTTGGTTACGTTGATTTATGTCTAAACGTTATACATATGGTGGGTTTACggaaatatatttatcaaaatatatacgATCCCAAAACTAGTCGCATGCTTCGACTAAATCTAACCATTACAAACATTGGTTATGTTCAATTGTTTTTAGCcgtagaaaaggaaaaatatttgttaaaaaaatatagggGAGAAGCTTTAGGAATACATCTTTGTATTGGAGAATATAAAAACGGCTTTTGATGTTAAACGTCGtatgttcttgttcttcatattccttttttggtattactataaatctataataaaatttttaaaaagaaaatggatgcTGATTTAGTTAGTACTCACCAATTTTGGAAAtccagtttcttctttttttgtttggttcggGGCATCTTTGCTCGCTTCGTTGCGATGTTAgaggtgttgttgttgttggaaatTCTGAACGATGCCTATTAAATCACCAAGCacaatattttattgttttcaaattatatatgatttctttttattccattatattatacacacatatatccCTTATTTCCTACTCccttattttgaaaattttgttatcCGAAATCAAATGTTTTCTAAAAGTCATCAACTTATCGATCAAGACTTGGGTATTAAAGGTTCCTGATTAAAAGTGtgatttcatttatttatatggtAAGAGGCCACACGTACTAATGACGGCTGTGTTGTGTTAGCTGGTTATTgcttttatgaaaaaaatcgGTACGTCGACATCGACGACAAGCCAATTTGGATTAAAGGGGGGAAGAACATTCTCTAGGCTTTTACTTTTTACCACAAAACATACACACCGTGAACaccaaaaactatatattatataattcaaaaaaagaagaatgattCTGACTCGAGAATCattcataaaaacaaaagtctcaAGAAAGCAAAAAGGGTTAGAGCCTGAGGCAAATAAAGTGGTGGTGTCTTCTCGAGGatcaaaaaaaacatatttaagtGTTTTCACCAACGAGAAATATTTATTCCACTCACTAcaatagaagaaaacatttcGCCGTTAAGAAAAGACCGGAATCAATGGTGGTGGTCTTCATCGTCACCATGACCGTCTGGTGGTCCGTGCTGTATAATCAATGTCGAACCAAGTTaataaaatctgaaatctCCACCATTTTCGTGCTCTCATAGTCTCATGAAATTTAGTTAGATTCTAATAAGTATTAAGAGTATTGAAAGCCAAGTTTAACTTACCTCAAAGTATTGGGAGCACACTGGACATTCAAATGACTTTCCTTTATCTAGCCAGAACCAAACGACGTCGTGTCCATCCTCTGCAGTTTCAGGAGATATAAGAACACAACAAATGATTGGTAAATGGATACAACGACCAGCAGCTATCAAATCAATTACTAAGAAAATCTATTAAAGAATATGACCTCAAAATGATAACTTACCGCCTTCACCACCACGGCATCCGATATTTCTCTTGTCAAAGTAGGACTGTACGACAGCAGGAGATTCCTGGAGATGATAGAATTTGGAAATCAAGAGGTTACGAAAATAAGTTCATAATAGTAAACTCAAAGAGCTCCAAAACAATTCGCAAAGAGCCCACAAAGAAAGAGTAATACAAGAAAACGAAGAACATCCAATATATCAAGATTATGTTATACCTTATAATACAGTATGCAATCCTAAAAAATTGCATTAATCTTAGCATATAGAGACTGAATTAGACACATAATAAGTCAATTGAGTTGTGGAAATTTTCGTCAACATCAATAAACATAAGGAGTCGTGACCAGTGAAATCAATGGTTAGGTAACAGAATCACACCATTCAAACAACATTACTACAAATGAATGTATCATAGAGTCAGCAGTCAAGTATCATAGTAAAAATGGCTTACATGACCTACCACAACAAATGGTTCAAAATCAAGTTACTGATTCATCCAGGGCAGTTCTTCCATATTATTAATTGTAAGAGAAATGCTCAACCCCGCAGGAACTAATGCTAATTGGAGCTCAGTTGAGAAAGTTAGACAAAAGgactaaaaaaaactacctaAAGATCAGAGGATACAAGTTGATCCAAATAGGTCCAAAAACCAGCAAGAACCCAGAACCAATTCAAAGAGAATGACCAGACAATAAGCATCAGAAGATCTGATCATGTTGTTCCGAGATCATGTTGAACATCTAGATTAGGCCAATTCTCCTAATTcaaattattcaatttaaCTGGACTCTGTGTGGCTAGGCTTGATTTAGGTACACTGTCAATTTATGGAACAAATGTAAACTTGACATTATGCTTAGAATACGGATAAAGTTTAAACTTCACAGTGAAATTCAGTTGAGATAATAAAGTCAACCCGTTATATTTACTCATGTTCTTCAAATCGACTAACCTTTGTACCAAAAGGACTTTCAGGGTGGTCGATGTCAAGCAGCCTCCTTCCCTATACAAGgagaacacaaaaaaaaagtcaaaactaaGTTTCTGATCTCCGAAAGCAACATCGAAGTACACTATACTCTTTGTCAAGACGAATCATCTACAGTAGATATCAAACAATATCAATATCAATTTCTCTTCTCATCTCATACTCTCCGTCGACGATCGGCGCATTACTttatttactctgtttttcttatgtttttacGTTGTTTAGTTTAAGAGATAAGTCCCGAGCTTATCACTCACCTTTGTGGGAGAATTGTTCAATTTCGATTTGACTTGGCACGTGTGAGACACTCGCACATGCGAATCTAAGGTTCAGTAACTGGATGAAATTTACTGAACTCTaggaattttttaaaatcataactataggaagaaacaaaaaatgtggtCTTAACTACAAGAATTATCACATTTTTAACGATAAATTATACaagcaaagaaaaatctatcttgatatttttttagaaataagtATATAAAGAACCAATAAAATCCAACTGctattttgtttaagtttcTAATTAATATTCACAAGCTTTGTTGGGCAATATTGAagattaaaccaaaaaaataaaacgatttTGTCCATAATCATTCTCGACCGACCACTGTCACCATTCTaaaatatcattgttttgtaTGCAAATTGCATAAATCAAATGGCTCTTTCACgtttaaaataattgtatttCGGAGAAAGTGCATATCAAGACATTGCAAtctgacaaagaaaaaaaagcgTGTAGACTTATCTATCTCCCTAGGTTAACAATCCAATGCATGCGTGTCCACCTTTAAATCTCCCTACACAAGCAAAATTCAGTAAAAAGCTTGTACGTTGATTACATATCCAACGAACCATATCCACTTTCAATTTgttaatcatataaatttgaCCCTAAAATCTATCTCATTCTCtcatcaatcttcttcctttaaaTCCCTAAATCTTCACGTTACTTTTCTATCTACATTTTCACTTTCAATGGCTTTGATTATCAC
This sequence is a window from Arabidopsis thaliana chromosome 1 sequence. Protein-coding genes within it:
- a CDS encoding alpha/beta-Hydrolases superfamily protein, which codes for MGSRNARGYEFGRTYVVRPKGKHQATLVWLHGLGDNGSSSSQLMDSLHLPNIKWICPTAPSRPVTSLGGFTCTAWFDVGEISEDGHDDLEGLDASASHIANLLSSEPADVKVGIGGFSMGAAISLYSATCYALGRYGTGHAYPINLQAVVGLSGWLPGWKSLRSKIECSFEAARRAASLPIILTHGTSDDVVPYRFGEKSAQSLGMAGFRLAMFKPYEGLGHYTVPREMDEVVHWLTTMLGLEGSR
- a CDS encoding alpha/beta-Hydrolases superfamily protein, whose translation is MSYSHQSMGSGSRNARGYEFGRTYVVRPKGKHQATLVWLHGLGDNGSSSSQLMDSLHLPNIKWICPTAPSRPVTSLGGFTCTAWFDVGEISEDGHDDLEGLDASASHIANLLSSEPADVKVGIGGFSMGAAISLYSATCYALGRYGTGHAYPINLQAVVGLSGWLPGWKSLRSKIECSFEAARRAASLPIILTHGTSDDVVPYRFGEKSAQSLGMAGFRLAMFKPYEGLGHYTVPREMDEVVHWLTTMLGLEGSR
- a CDS encoding alpha/beta-Hydrolases superfamily protein, translating into MDSLHLPNIKWICPTAPSRPVTSLGGFTCTAWFDVGEISEDGHDDLEGLDASASHIANLLSSEPADVKVGIGGFSMGAAISLYSATCYALGRYGTGHAYPINLQAVVGLSGWLPGWKSLRSKIECSFEAARRAASLPIILTHGTSDDVVPYRFGEKSAQSLGMAGFRLAMFKPYEGLGHYTVPREMDEVVHWLTTMLGLEGSR
- a CDS encoding alpha/beta-Hydrolases superfamily protein (alpha/beta-Hydrolases superfamily protein; FUNCTIONS IN: hydrolase activity, carboxylesterase activity; INVOLVED IN: biological_process unknown; EXPRESSED IN: 11 plant structures; EXPRESSED DURING: 7 growth stages; CONTAINS InterPro DOMAIN/s: Phospholipase/carboxylesterase (InterPro:IPR003140); BEST Arabidopsis thaliana protein match is: alpha/beta-Hydrolases superfamily protein (TAIR:AT3G15650.2); Has 2146 Blast hits to 2133 proteins in 591 species: Archae - 4; Bacteria - 780; Metazoa - 345; Fungi - 280; Plants - 195; Viruses - 0; Other Eukaryotes - 542 (source: NCBI BLink).) → MSYSHQSMGSGSRNARGYEFGRTYVVRPKGKHQATLVWLHGLGDNGSSSSQLMDSLHLPNIKWICPTAPSRPVTSLGGFTCTAWFDVGEISEDGHDDLEGLDASASHIANLLSSEPADVKVGIGGFSMGAAISLYSATCYALGRYGTGHAYPINLQAVVGLSGWLPGWKSLRSKIECSFEAARRAASLPIILTHGTCMCTQAIL
- a CDS encoding Rubredoxin-like superfamily protein (Rubredoxin-like superfamily protein; FUNCTIONS IN: cytochrome-c oxidase activity; INVOLVED IN: biological_process unknown; LOCATED IN: mitochondrial envelope; CONTAINS InterPro DOMAIN/s: Cytochrome c oxidase, subunit Vb (InterPro:IPR002124); BEST Arabidopsis thaliana protein match is: Rubredoxin-like superfamily protein (TAIR:AT3G15640.1); Has 289 Blast hits to 289 proteins in 83 species: Archae - 0; Bacteria - 0; Metazoa - 152; Fungi - 22; Plants - 78; Viruses - 0; Other Eukaryotes - 37 (source: NCBI BLink).), whose amino-acid sequence is MIRLDKEYSGRRLLDIDHPESPFGTKESPAVVQSYFDKRNIGCRGGEGEDGHDVVWFWLDKGKSFECPVCSQYFEHGPPDGHGDDEDHHH
- a CDS encoding Rubredoxin-like superfamily protein (Rubredoxin-like superfamily protein; INVOLVED IN: biological_process unknown.), with protein sequence MIRLDKEEGGCLTSTTLKVLLVQRNLLLSYSPTLTREISDAVVVKARMDTTSFGSG